From Saccharomyces paradoxus chromosome IX, complete sequence, one genomic window encodes:
- the SHQ1 gene encoding Hsp90 cochaperone SHQ1 (Chaperone protein~similar to YIL104C) codes for MITPRFNITQDEEYIFLKIFISNIRFNAMGLEIVIQENMIIFHLSPYYLRLRFPHELVDDERSTAQYDSKDECINVKIGKLNKNEYFEDLDLPTKLLARQGDLAGADALTENIDAKKAQKPLIQEVEVDGASNSFKEDVKTIGQMGEGFNWEIEQKMDSIINNGILKTKYGFDNLYDTFISVSVSNGNDINELDDPEHTEANNRVIERLRKENLKFDPEYYISEYMTHKYGNEEDLEINGIKELLKFTPSIVKQYLQWYKDSANPNLVMPVEFTEREQKQMQDHLPKKSYLVEDIKPLYVTILSVLFSYMFEQLENEGTHTTESAWTMGKLCPQISFLDQQLKQMNEPQDGMKEIFNGNKDSSLIKIAIITGTRRALSYPLHRNYDLVMKVWTFVYYILRGGKRLVIRALLDIHETFRFHDVYYVYDKVLLDDLIAWFISQGSENVIRSLAMEMRKEQESISKRDIEFECIASFNEQTAEPEWETLNLREMEILAESEYREQQQNQH; via the coding sequence atgattaCACCAAGATTCAATATAACACAAGATGAGGAATAtatatttctcaaaatattcATAAGTAATATTAGGTTCAATGCGATGGGTTTAGAGATAGTCatccaagaaaatatgatcATATTTCACCTATCCCCGTACTATTTAAGACTGAGATTCCCTCACGAACTAGTTGATGATGAGAGGTCCACGGCGCAATACGATTCCAAAGATGAATGCATCAACGTAAAAATAGGtaaattgaataaaaatgagTATTTCGAAGATTTGGATTTACCGACGAAGTTGTTGGCCAGGCAAGGCGATCTTGCAGGTGCTGATGCATtaacagaaaatattgatgcCAAAAAAGCCCAGAAACCCCTTATTCAAGAGGTCGAGGTCGATGGCGCGTCGAATAGCTTTAAGGAAGATGTGAAGACTATTGGTCAAATGGGGGAAGGTTTTAATTGGGAGATAGAGCAAAAAATGGATTCCATCATAAATAATGGAATActtaaaacaaaatatggGTTTGATAACTTATATGACACATTCATATCTGTGTCGGTGAGCAACGGGAATGATATCAATGAACTAGACGATCCTGAACACACAGAGGCTAACAATAGAGTTATTGAAAGGTtaaggaaagaaaatttaaagttCGATCCTGAATATTATATTTCCGAATATATGACACACAAATACGGTAACGAGGAAGACTTGGAAATCAACGGCATCAAAGAACTACTCAAGTTTACGCCTTCAATCGTGAAGCAATACCTACAATGGTATAAAGATAGTGCGAACCCAAATCTTGTCATGCCAGTTGAGTTTACTGAGAGGGAACAAAAGCAGATGCAGGACCATCTACCCAAAAAGTCTTATCTTGTAGAAGACATTAAACCACTCTATGTCACCATACTCAGCGTTCTTTTCAGCTACATGTTTGAACAGCTCGAAAACGAAGGCACTCATACTACGGAGAGTGCTTGGACAATGGGAAAACTATGCCCTCAAATATCATTTCTAGATCAGCAATTGAAACAGATGAACGAGCCGCAAGACGGcatgaaagaaatattcaatGGAAACAAAGACAGCTCTCTCATCAAGATTGCAATTATCACAGGCACTAGGAGAGCCCTGAGTTACCCACTACATAGAAACTATGACCTGGTGATGAAAGTGTGGACatttgtatattatattcTACGTGGTGGTAAGAGACTAGTCATAAGGGCGTTATTGGACATTCATGAAACATTTCGTTTCCATGATGTGTACTACGTCTACGATAAAGTTCTCTTGGATGACCTAATCGCGTGGTTCATTTCTCAGGGTAGTGAGAATGTCATAAGAAGCCTTGCCATGGAGATGAGGAAAGAGCAAGAGTCAATCTCTAAGCGCGATATCGAATTTGAATGTATTGCCTCGTTCAACGAACAAACTGCCGAACCAGAGTGGGAGACACTAAATCTAAGAGAGATGGAAATTTTGGCAGAGTCGGAATACCGAGAACAACAGCAAAACCAACATTGA
- the DPH1 gene encoding 2-(3-amino-3-carboxypropyl)histidine synthase (Protein required for synthesis of diphthamide~similar to YIL103W), whose amino-acid sequence MSGSTEPKKQPRRRFIGRRSGNGNNDKLTTVAENGNEVVHKQKSRIALARSINHVPEDILNDKELNEAMKLLPSNYNFEIHKTVWNIRKYNAKRIALQMPEGLLIYSLIISDILEQFCGVETLVMGDVSYGACCIDDFTARALDCDFIVHYAHSCLVPIDITKIKVLYVFVTINIQEDHIIKTLQKNFPKGSRIATFGTIQFNPAVHSVRDKLLNDEEHMLYIIPPQIKPLSRGEVLGCTSERLDKEQYDAMVFVGDGRFHLESAMIHNPEIPAFKYDPYNRKFTREGYDQKQLVEVRSEAIKVAQRGKVFGLILGALGRQGNLNTVKNLEKNLTAAGKTVVKIILSEVFPQKLAMFDQIDVFVQVACPRLSIDWGYAFNKPLLTPYEASVLLKKDVMFSEKYYPMDYYEAKGYGRGQTPKHAIEYFK is encoded by the coding sequence atgaGTGGCTCTACAGAACCTAAAAAACAGCCAAGAAGAAGGTTTATAGGTAGAAGATCTGGCAACGGTAACAATGATAAATTAACCACAGTAGCTGAAAATGGCAATGAAGTAGTCCACAAACAAAAGAGTAGGATTGCCCTCGCTAGGAGTATTAATCATGTGCCagaagatattttgaaCGACAAAGAACTGAATGAAGCCATGAAATTATTGCCCTCTAActataattttgaaatccACAAAACTGTGTGGAATATTAGGAAATATAATGCTAAAAGGATAGCCCTACAAATGCCAGAAGGTTTGCTGATTTACTCATTGATTATAAGTGATATTCTAGAACAGTTCTGTGGTGTTGAAACTTTAGTAATGGGGGATGTTTCTTACGGTGCATGTTGTATTGATGATTTTACTGCCAGGGCATTGGATTGCGACTTTATTGTGCATTATGCTCATTCGTGTTTAGTGCCTATCGACATTACAAAGATTAAAGTATTATATGTCTTTGTTACGATaaatattcaagaagatCACATTATTAAAACGCTGCAGAAAAATTTCCCCAAGGGATCTAGAATCGCGACTTTTGGTACCATTCAGTTTAATCCTGCGGTACACAGTGTGAGAGATAAACTGCttaatgatgaagaacatATGTTATATATTATTCCGCCACAAATCAAGCCTCTATCGAGGGGTGAAGTACTAGGTTGTACTTCTGAAAGATTAGATAAGGAACAATACGATGCCATGGTTTTCGTTGGTGATGGTAGATTTCATTTAGAGTCTGCAATGATACATAATCCGGAAATTCCTGCATTCAAGTATGACCCATATAACAGAAAGTTCACTAGAGAGGGATACGATCAAAAGCAACTCGTGGAAGTTAGATCGGAGGCCATTAAAGTCGCCCAGAGGGGTAAAGTATTTGGCTTGATCCTAGGGGCATTAGGTAGACAAGGTAATTTGAACACTGTAAAGAACTTGGAGAAAAACCTCACTGCAGCGGGTAAAACTGTGGTGAAAATTATTCTAAGTGAAGTTTTTCCCCAAAAGCTGGCAATGTTTGATCAAATCGATGTTTTCGTTCAGGTTGCATGTCCTAGACTATCTATTGATTGGGGCTATGCCTTTAATAAACCACTATTAACACCATATGAGGCTAGCGTATTACTGAAGAAAGATGTTATGTTCAGCGAAAAATACTATCCAATGGACTATTACGAAGCTAAAGGGTACGGGCGTGGGCAAACTCCAAAACATGCGattgaatattttaaatAG
- a CDS encoding uncharacterized protein (similar to YIL102C) — translation MNRFVIICLFFTYYLIWSLLPIFEIENCNPVVSLLFPISSNVAIFLPIFLLLIGFTLTGSVLGVLLLCSDKKKKCLT, via the coding sequence ATGAACCGTTTTGTAATTatttgccttttttttacttatTATCTCATATGGTCGCTCCTACCTATCTTCGAGATTGAGAACTGTAATCCAGTTGTAAGTTTGCTTTTTCCCATTTCTAGTAATGTCGCAATCTTCCTGCCCATCTTTTTACTGTTGATCGGTTTCACTTTAACTGGTTCTGTGTTAGGTGTATTGCTTTTATGCAGcgataaaaagaaaaaatgtttgaCCTAA
- the XBP1 gene encoding Xbp1p (Transcriptional repressor~similar to YIL101C): protein MSARVAYLSCACTCVSAYFHIYIYIYYSCTSVQLARSRFAYSSSPLTTASLKYIIINSFSNMKYPTFSIDSDTVRLTDNPLDDYQRLYLVSVLDKDSPPASFGAGLNIKRANYKSSIAAQFIHPNFITGTPDTGNGEEAAAQNVLNCFEYQFPNLQTIQSPIHEESLLSQLANSAAPHSPLHLHGKNILMGKIILPSRSNKTPVSASPTKQEKRMLSSASRGENATSSLTKNQQFKLTKLDHNLINDKLINPNNCVIWSHDSGYVFMTGIWRLYQDVMKGLINLPRSDRVSTSQQQFFCKAEFEKILSFCFYNHSSFTSEESSSVLLSSSTSSPPKRRKSTGSTFLDANASSSSTSSTQANNYIDFHWNNIKPELRDFICQSYKDFLINELGPDQIDLPNLNPANFTKRIRGGYIKIQGTWLPMEISRLLCLRFCFPIRYFLVPIFGPDFPRDCESWYLAHQNVTITNSTNSTAANTTTTNATPSALARPRQKSRPKPRQRSTSMSHSKAQKLVIEDALPSFDSFVENLGLSSNDKNFIKKNSKRQKSPTYSSSTSSPIGPRDPTVQILSNLASFYNTHGHRYSYPGNIYIPQQRYSLPPPNQLSSPQRQLNYTYDHIHPVPSQYQSPRHFNVPSSPIAPAPPTFPQSYGDDHYHFLKYASEVYKQHNQRPANNTNTNMDTSSSPRANNSLNNFKFKTNSKQ from the coding sequence ATGTCGGCCCGCGTGGCGTATCTATCGTGTGCGTGTACGTGTGTGAGCGCATACttccatatatatatatatatatactattCGTGTACAAGCGTTCAACTTGCTCGTTCTCGGTTCGCATACAGTTCTTCTCCCCTCACAACGGCAAGTTTAAAATACATTATCATAAACAGTTTCTCCAACATGAAATATCCGACTTTCAGCATTGACAGCGACACGGTGCGCCTAACGGATAACCCCTTGGACGATTACCAGCGCCTTTACCTCGTCAGCGTACTGGATAAGGACTCGCCGCCCGCCAGTTTCGGTGCCGGACTCAATATTAAAAGGGCTAACTATAAATCGTCTATTGCTGCGCAATTTATACATCCAAACTTCATTACCGGGACTCCGGACACAGGGAACGGAGAAGAGGCGGCAGCCCAGAACGTCCTGAACTGCTTCGAGTACCAGTTTCCTAACCTTCAAACGATTCAGAGCCCGATCCACGAAGAATCACTGCTTTCCCAGCTTGCAAATTCCGCCGCTCCCCACTCCCCTTTGCATCTACACggtaaaaatattttgatgGGTAAGATCATATTACCTTCTCGCTCTAATAAAACCCCAGTTTCAGCGTCGCCTAccaaacaagaaaagaggatGCTGTCATCAGCATCACGCGGGGAAAACGCCACCTCTTCGCTGACGAAGAATCAGCAATTCAAGTTAACCAAACTAGATCACAATCTGATCAACGACAAACTCATCAACCCTAATAATTGCGTAATATGGTCGCATGATTCCGGCTATGTGTTCATGACGGGCATATGGAGGCTGTATCAGGATGTGATGAAGGGTCTCATAAACTTGCCCAGAAGTGACCGGGTTTCCACTAGCCAGCAACAGTTCTTCTGCAAGGCCGAATtcgaaaaaattttgtcgTTTTGCTTTTACAATCACAGCTCGTTCACTTCTGAAGAATCGTCAAGTGTCCTGCTGTCGTCCTCCACTTCTTCGCCGCCAAAGAGACGGAAATCCACAGGATCCACTTTCCTAGATGCCAACgcatcttcttcatccacCTCTTCCACACAGGCAAACAATTACATCGATTTCCATTGGAACAACATCAAGCCTGAACTGAGAGACTTTATCTGTCAGTCTTACAAGGATTTTCTGATCAATGAACTTGGTCCTGACCAAATAGACTTGCCCAACTTAAATCCGGCAAATTTTACCAAAAGAATAAGAGGTGGTTACATCAAGATCCAGGGTACTTGGTTGCCGATGGAAATCTCAAGGTTGCTATGCCTGAGGTTTTGTTTCCCGATTAGATACTTTCTGGTGCCTATCTTCGGTCCAGATTTCCCCAGAGATTGTGAGTCGTGGTATTTGGCTCACCAAAACGTTACGATTACCAATTCTACCAATTCTACTGCAGCTAatactactactactaaTGCTACACCTTCTGCATTGGCGAGACCCAGGCAGAAATCCAGGCCCAAACCAAGACAAAGATCTACCTCCATGTCCCACTCCAAAGCGCAAAAACTTGTCATTGAGGATGCCTTGCCTTCATTCGACTCGTTTGTAGAAAACTTGGGCCTTTCCTCTAATGACAAgaactttatcaaaaaaaacagtaAAAGGCAAAAGTCACCTACATACTCCTCTTCAACCTCTTCTCCTATAGGACCAAGAGATCCGACGGTACAAATATTATCAAACCTGGCATCCTTTTACAACACCCACGGCCACAGGTATTCTTATCCAGGGAACATCTATATACCACAGCAAAGATACTCTCTACCTCCACCAAACCAGCTCTCGTCACCACAGCGACAGCTGAACTATACTTACGATCATATTCACCCAGTTCCCTCTCAATATCAATCTCCAAGACACTTCAACGTTCCGTCTTCACCCATCGCGCCTGCGCCCCCCACCTTCCCTCAATCCTACGGTGATGATCACtatcattttttgaaatacgCTAGCGAAGTTTATAAGCAACACAACCAACGGCCAGCTAATAATACAAATACTAATATGGACACCTCTTCCTCGCCGAGGGCGAATAATTCattgaacaatttcaaatttaaaaCAAActcaaaacaataa
- the SGA1 gene encoding glucan 1,4-alpha-glucosidase (Intracellular sporulation-specific glucoamylase~similar to YIL099W), with protein MTRLRMFYNKLLGTLAIGVGLAWALENTTIYEFDFGKDILDQSYRDIFSDNASSQVQLRDVVLMNGTVVYDSRGSWDSSALDEWLQAQRNVSVERIFENIGPSALYPCIWPGVVIASPSQSHPDYFYQWIRDSALTINSIASHSAGPAIETLLQYLNVSFHLQRSNNTLGAGIDYTNDTVALGDPKWNVDDTAFTGDWGRPQNDGPALRTIAILKIIDYIKQSGTDLGGEYPFQSTEDIFDDIVRWDLRFVIDHWKSSGFDLWEEVNGLHFFTLLVQLSAVDKSLSYFSDSERSSLFVEELRQTRQDISDFLIDPANGFINAKYNYVVGTPMIADALRSGLDISTLLAANAVHDTPLASHLPFDINDPAVLNTLHHLMFHMRSIYPINESSKNTTGIALGRYPEDVYDGYGVGEGNPWVLATCTASTTLYQLIYRHISEQQDLVVPMNNETSNAFWSELVFSNLTTLGNDEGYLILEFNTPAFNQTIQKIFQLADSFLIKLKAHVGADGELSEQFNKYTGFMQGAQHLTWSYTSFWDAYQIRQEILQRL; from the coding sequence atgacAAGACTAAGGATGTTTTATAACAAATTACTGGGCACGCTGGCCATAGGAGTCGGGCTCGCGTGGGCGCTCGAGAACACTACCATATACGAATTTGACTTCGGTAAGGACATTCTCGATCAAAGCTATCGCGACATATTTTCAGACAATGCCTCTTCTCAGGTGCAGTTGCGGGATGTCGTATTGATGAATGGAACAGTGGTGTACGATTCGAGAGGAAGTTGGGACAGTAGCGCGCTGGACGAGTGGCTCCAGGCGCAAAGGAACGTTTCTGTCGAGagaatatttgaaaatatcGGGCCCAGCGCCCTGTATCCGTGTATTTGGCCTGGCGTCGTGATTGCATCACCATCGCAATCGCATCCAGACTACTTCTACCAATGGATAAGGGACAGCGCGTTGACGATAAACAGCATTGCGTCTCATTCTGCAGGTCCAGCAATAGAAACGTTGTTGCAGTATTTGAACGTTTCGTTCCACTTGCAAAGAAGCAACAACACGTTGGGTGCTGGTATTGATTACACTAACGATACGGTGGCATTGGGAGATCCTAAGTGGAACGTCGACGATACCGCTTTCACAGGGGACTGGGGCCGTCCTCAAAACGATGGCCCCGCTCTGCGAACCATTGCCATCTTAAAAATCATCGACTACATCAAGCAATCCGGCACTGATCTGGGGGGTGAGTATCCATTTCAGTCCACCGAAGATATCTTTGACGACATTGTACGATGGGACCTGAGGTTCGTTATTGACCACTGGAAGTCTTCTGGATTTGATCTATGGGAAGAAGTCAATGGGCTGCATTTCTTTACTTTACTGGTACAACTATCTGCCGTGGACAAGTCGCTGTCGTATTTTAGCGACTCGGAACGGTCTTCTCtctttgttgaagaattgCGTCAGACGCGCCAAGACATTTCCGACTTTTTAATAGACCCTGCGAACGGGTTTATCAACGCCAAGTACAACTATGTTGTTGGGACTCCCATGATTGCCGATGCGTTGAGGTCAGGATTAGACATATCCACTTTATTAGCTGCTAACGCCGTCCACGATACGCCACTTGCTTCTCATCTTCCTTTTGATATAAATGATCCTGCGGTCCTGAACACGTTGCATCATTTGATGTTTCACATGCGTTCGATATACCCCATCAACGAGAGCTCCAAAAACACAACGGGAATTGCCCTGGGCCGGTATCCTGAAGACGTGTATGACGGTTATGGGGTTGGTGAGGGAAATCCCTGGGTCTTGGCGACTTGTACCGCTTCAACAACGCTCTATCAGCTCATCTACAGGCACATCTCTGAGCAGCAAGACTTGGTTGTTCCAATGAACAATGAAACTTCGAACGCATTTTGGAGCGAACTGGTATTCTCAAATCTCACCACTTTGGGAAATGACGAAGgttatttgattttggaATTCAACACTCCCGCCTTCAATCAAACCATACAAAAAATCTTCCAGCTAGCTGACTCGTTCTTGATCAAGTTGAAAGCACATGTGGGTGCAGACGGTGAATTAAGTGAACAGTTCAACAAATACACGGGGTTTATGCAGGGGGCCCAACACCTTACTTGGTCCTATACTTCATTCTGGGATGCCTATCAAATAAGacaagaaattttacagaggttgtaa
- the FMC1 gene encoding Fmc1p (Mitochondrial matrix protein~similar to YIL098C), which produces MDRARALHAYRGLIRAILKYERPSKIINWGNLRKAMLTKLEYSKKQNPKSSHEDTNRQLEKWKRLDPANDRSLNLFIADSKLLRSILQNDIKWEEKVVQRQNIDEIFEHSFDIIKFLDNQREYEELVDRYNPGKKLTQDEKVKRTANVVGLDVPT; this is translated from the coding sequence ATGGATAGAGCAAGAGCACTGCATGCATATAGAGGGCTCATAAGAGCCATTCTAAAATATGAAAGGCCGAGCAAGATAATCAATTGGGGAAATCTGCGAAAGGCAATGCTAACAAAATTGGAATATTCCAAGAAACAGAATCCGAAAAGCTCGCATGAGGACACCAACAGACAGTTAGAGAAGTGGAAAAGACTAGATCCTGCAAATGACAgatctttgaatttgtttaTAGCCGACTCTAAGTTACTACGTTCCATCTTACAAAACGATATAAAGTGGGAGGAAAAAGTCGTCCAGAGACAAAACATTGACGAGATATTCGAGCACTCCTTTGACATTATTAAATTCTTGGACAATCAAAGAGAATACGAGGAGCTGGTGGATAGATACAATCCTGGTAAGAAATTGACGCAGGATGAGAAGGTGAAGAGAACCGCAAACGTGGTTGGACTGGATGTTCCCACGTAG
- the FYV10 gene encoding glucose-induced degradation complex subunit FYV10 (Subunit of GID complex~similar to YIL097W) produces MAERSIFNEPDVDFHLKLNQQLFHIPYELLSKRIKHSQAVINKETKSLHEHTGAVNEIFEHNDVEHDRLALVKITEMIRKIDHIERFLNMQIKSYCQILNRIKKRLEFFHKLKDIKSQNSETLHDGNNDSTRKKLVQWYQSYTNILIGDYLTRNNPIKYNSETNEHWNSGVVFLKQIQLDDLIDYDVLLEANRISTSLLHERNLLPLISWINENKRTLTKKSSILEFQARLQEYIELLKVDNYTDAIVCFQRFLLPFVRSNFTDLKLASGLLIFIKYCNSQKPTSSTGSGFNAEEIKSQNLPMKKDRIFQHFFRKSLPRITSNPAANTTDYDKSSLINLKNGDFERYLDLLDDERWSVLNDLFLSDFYSMYGISQNDPLLIYLSLGISSLKTRDCLHPSDDEDGNKEPEVAITVEKEVEDLQVFTLHSLKRKNCPVCSETFKPITQSLPFAHHIQSQLFENPILLPNGNVYDSKKLKKLAKTLKKQNLISLNPGQILDPVDLKIFCESDSIKMYPT; encoded by the coding sequence ATGGCAGAGAGATCAATATTTAATGAGCCTGATGTGGATTTccatttgaaattaaatCAACAATTATTTCACATTCCTTATGAACTACTGTCTAAACGTATTAAGCATTCTCAAGCAGTaattaataaagaaacCAAGTCACTACATGAACATACAGGCGCAGTAAACGAAATATTTGAACATAATGATGTTGAACACGACAGACTGGCACTGGTAAAAATAACTGAAATGATTAGGAAAATCGACCATATAGaaagatttttgaatatgCAAATCAAATCATACTGTCAGATTTTGAATAGAATTAAGAAAAGGCTGGAGTTTTTCCACAAACTGAAGGATATCAAGTCtcaaaattctgaaacTTTGCACGATGGAAATAATGACAGTACTAGGAAGAAATTGGTACAATGGTATCAGAGTTATACAAACATTTTGATCGGTGATTACTTGACGAGGAATAACCCGATCAAATACAACTCAGAGACAAATGAGCACTGGAACTCGGGTGTGGtgtttttgaaacaaattcAATTGGATGATCTCATTGATTATGATGTCCTCTTGGAGGCTAATAGGATTTCGACTTCGTTACTACATGAGCGTAATCTTCTACCCCTAATTTCATGGATaaacgaaaacaaaaggaCTTTGACCAAAAAGTCGTCTATATTGGAGTTTCAAGCAAGATTGCAAGAATATATCGAACTACTGAAAGTGGACAATTATACTGACGCTAtagtttgttttcaaagattcCTTTTACCATTTGTTAGGAGCAACTTCACCGATTTAAAATTAGCATCCGgacttttaatttttatCAAGTACTGTAATAGTCAAAAACCAACTTCTTCTACCGGCTCTGGATTCAATGCTGAAGAGATTAAGTCGCAAAATTTAccaatgaagaaagatcgaatatttcaacatttttttcgtaAATCTCTACCAAGAATTACTTCCAATCCAGCGGCGAATACAACTGACTATGACAAGAGTTCCttaataaatttaaaaaatggagattttgaaagatatCTGGATTTATTAGATGATGAACGATGGTCAGTATTAAACGATTTATTCTTGAGCGACTTTTATTCCATGTATGGCATATCACAAAATGACCCGTTACTAATATACTTGTCACTAGGAATATCATCTTTAAAGACAAGAGACTGTCTACACCCTTctgacgatgaagatggaAACAAAGAGCCGGAAGTTGCCATAACAGTAGAgaaagaagttgaagatTTACAAGTATTTACGCTGCATTCactaaaaaggaaaaattgtCCGGTTTGCAGTGAGACTTTCAAACCAATAACACAATCACTACCATTTGCTCATCATATTCAGTCTCAATTATTTGAGAATCCAATACTATTACCAAATGGAAATGTTTACGACagtaaaaaattgaagaaattggccaaaacattgaaaaagcaaaacttgatttctttaaatCCAGGTCAAATCTTGGATCCAGTCgacttgaaaatattttgcGAGTCAGACTCTATCAAAATGTACCCAACTTAA
- the BMT5 gene encoding 25S rRNA (uracil2634-N3)-methyltransferase (Methyltransferase required for m3U2634 methylation of the 25S rRNA~similar to YIL096C), whose protein sequence is MARKLKGKIGSKGLKGALLRHQAKIKLVKNIESKQKHELRKKNPNANNKKVKRNQELQKLNQGKFIPFEKDETLMLCGEGDFSFARSIVEQGYIESNNLIITSYDNSVNELKLKYPHTLEENYQFLKDLNIPIFFQIDVTKLVKSFKISKNNSWFKTINRLSDHRWGNKPLQNIVFNFPHNGKGIKDQERNIREHQELIFTFFQNSLQLFNLINTKVQNDTLRYTQGYDLNENTPQAKKLTAEGYGNIILSIFDGEPYDSWQIKLLAKKNGLTLSRSSKFQWENFPGYHHRRTNSEQDTTKPAKERDARFYIFSKYISNSSKRNRKSKKGFDSDSD, encoded by the coding sequence ATGGCTAGGAAATTAAAGGGAAAGATTGGGAGTAAAGGCCTTAAAGGTGCTTTGTTAAGGCATCAAGCTAAAATCAAGCTGgtgaaaaatattgaaagtaaacaaaaacatgaactaaggaagaaaaatccaaacgctaataacaaaaaagtgaaaagaaatcaagaatTACAAAAGCTTAATCAAGGAAAATTTATACCTTTTGAGAAAGATGAAACTTTGATGTTATGTGGTGAGGgagatttttcatttgccAGGTCCATTGTTGAACAAGGCTATATCGAAAGTAACAATTTAATTATAACAAGCTACGACAATTCTGTTAATGAGCTTAAATTGAAATATCCGCATACATTGGAGGAAAATTACcaatttttaaaagatcTAAATATTCCGATATTCTTCCAGATTGACGTTACGAAGCTCGTAAAAAGctttaaaatttccaaaaataatagtTGGTTTAAAACAATCAACAGGCTTAGCGACCACCGTTGGGGTAACAAACCTTTACAAAATATAGTGTTCAATTTTCCTCATAATGGAAAAGGTATTAAggatcaagaaagaaatattagAGAGCATCAAGAATtaattttcacttttttccaGAATTCCTTACAACTGTTCAATCTCATAAACACTAAAGTTCAAAATGATACTCTTCGTTATACGCAAGGTTATGATCTTAATGAGAATACTCCCCAGGCTAAAAAATTGACCGCCGAAGGTTATGGTAACATTATCTTGTCTATTTTCGATGGAGAGCCATATGATTCATGGCAAATCAAACTTTTAGCTAAAAAAAACGGACTAACTCTGAGCAGATCGAGCAAATTTCAATGGGAAAATTTCCCAGGGTATCATCACCGAAGAACAAATAGTGAACAAGATACCACAAAACCCGCGAAAGAACGTGATGCTAGGTTTTACATTTTTAGTAAATATATCTCAAACAGTTCAAAACGTAACCgtaaaagcaaaaaaggCTTCGATTCTGATTCAGACTGA